The proteins below are encoded in one region of Rhododendron vialii isolate Sample 1 chromosome 7a, ASM3025357v1:
- the LOC131331922 gene encoding uncharacterized protein LOC131331922 encodes MGLSYLKSKRPILVSCRTLCSSKIASHQGKLQKVIARFGSQGISLLLAQKKSHKHPINLSTHVRNKVGIFSSVMCLVGSKAMNSRFFFDAGRRFFHGNRSQVQVYTKETRLVIPSMQRALGQIQREVPWGQLLRDPRFLVIGSCVLIALLFGRIERVPISGRFHLVLSCKTLERKLGEWQFKKQEEEHQGRILPPSSPESIRVQRILREIVQGMHSGLRLEKDCRVRVHE; translated from the coding sequence ATGGGTTTATCTTACCTGAAATCGAAACGCCCGATTCTCGTCTCATGTCGAACGCTATGTTCGAGCAAGATTGCATCTCATCAGGGCAAACTTCAGAAGGTTATTGCCCGATTCGGTTCGCAAGGTATTAGTCTATTATTAGCCCAGAAGAAAAGCCATAAACACCCTATAAATTTAAGCACACACGTACGGAACAAGGTCGGCATATTTTCCTCTGTCATGTGTTTGGTTGGATCAAAGGCCATGAATTCCAGGTTCTTCTTTGATGCTGGAAGGAGATTTTTCCATGGAAACAGATCCCAAGTTCAAGTATACACAAAGGAAACGAGACTAGTAATTCCCTCAATGCAGCGGGCTCTTGGTCAAATTCAACGGGAAGTTCCTTGGGGGCAATTGCTTCGCGACCCCAGATTTCTCGTGATTGGCTCGTGCGTGTTGATCGCCCTCCTCTTCGGTAGGATCGAGAGGGTTCCAATCTCCGGGCGGTTTCATTTGGTTCTGTCATGCAAAACGTTGGAGAGAAAGTTGGGAGAATGGCAGTTTAAGAAACAGGAAGAGGAACACCAAGGGAGAATCCTCCCTCCAAGCAGCCCTGAAAGCATTCGAGTGCAGCGGATTCTGAGGGAGATTGTTCAAGGAATGCACAGCGGGTTGAGACTGGAGAAAGACTGCAGAGTCAGAGTGCATGAGTga
- the LOC131332723 gene encoding fasciclin-like arabinogalactan protein 10, with translation MNTGLKSAMGVLHLLFITLSLTAISAHNITQILSPFPEYSQFNTYLTQTKLSDEINSRDTITVLVLNNAAISVLATEQSPLSVVKKVLSLHVLLDYFDAKKLHQISAGTALSTTLYQTTGDAHGQLGFVNITDLKGGKVGFGSAADSPGSALNSTYVKEVKTMPYHISVLEISELILAPGILAAPSASNVNISALLVKAGCKKFVSLIEDTGVLKMYETASSTGLTVFAPSDGAFKAQNAPDLSKLNNAEMVSLLQYHALSRYAPKGTLKTTKGPISTMATNGAGKYDLTVTTAGDEVTLGTGYSSSRIASTVIDSPPVVIYTVDSLLLAPELSGSAPSTAPVASPSQSPSPAVSAKAPSPVIATSPSSVFSPPAPPMGSPEGSPVGAPDQPEDSKSAGDVKAPALFEAILSVSVAVIFSVFLS, from the exons ATGAACACAGGTCTAAAATCCGCCATGGGCGTACTGCACCTCCTGttcatcactctctctctaaccgCCATCTCCGCCCACAACATCACCCAAATCCTCTCCCCGTTCCCGGAATACTCCCAGTTCAACACCTACCTCACCCAAACAAAGCTCTCCGACGAAATCAACAGCCGGGACACCATAACCGTCCTCGTTCTGAACAACGCGGCCATCTCCGTCCTCGCAACCGAACAGTCCCCACTCTCCGTCGTGAAGAAAGTCCTCAGCCTCCACGTCCTCCTCGACTACTTCGACGCCAAGAAGCTCCACCAGATCTCCGCCGGCACCGCCCTCTCCACCACCCTATACCAGACGACCGGCGACGCCCATGGCCAACTAG GTTTCGTCAATATCACCGATTTGAAAGGCGGTAAGGTCGGATTCGGCTCGGCTGCGGATTCCCCTGGCTCGGCTCTGAACTCGACTTATGTCAAGGAGGTTAAGACAATGCCGTACCACATCTCGGTTCTCGAGATCAGCGAGCTGATTTTGGCGCCGGGGATTCTAGCTGCGCCGTCGGCTTCGAACGTGAATATCTCGGCTTTGTTGGTAAAGGCTGGGTGCAAAAAGTTTGTTTCGTTGATTGAGGATACCGGCGTGTTGAAAATGTACGAGACGGCAAGTAGCACGGGATTAACGGTGTTTGCGCCGTCGGATGGGGCGTTTAAGGCTCAGAACGCTCCCGATCTGAGTAAGCTCAACAACGCTGAGATGGTCTCGCTCTTACAGTATCACGCCCTTTCTAG GTACGCGCCGAAAGGGACATTGAAGACTACAAAAGGTCCGATCAGCACGATGGCGACTAACGGCGCTGGGAAGTACGATTTGACCGTTACGACAGCTGGAGACGAGGTTACCTTAGGGACGGGGTACTCGTCGTCGCGAATTGCTAGCACCGTGATCGACTCGCCGCCCGTCGTTATTTACACCGTCGACAGTTTGCTTCTTGCGCCGGAGTTGTCCGGGAGTGCGCCATCGACGGCGCCAGTCGCCTCGCCTTCCCAGTCGCCGTCTCCGGCGGTTTCTGCGAAAGCTCCGTCGCCGGTTATCGCGACGTCCCCCTCGTCAGTTTTCTCGCCCCCTGCCCCGCCTATGGGATCCCCGGAGGGATCGCCGGTGGGAGCACCGGATCAGCCGGAGGATAGTAAGTCCGCCGGCGACGTGAAAGCGCCGGCATTGTTCGAAGCAATACTGTCAGTGTCGGTTGCGGttattttctctgttttcttgTCCTAG